A genome region from Halorussus pelagicus includes the following:
- a CDS encoding arylsulfotransferase family protein — protein MNRRTPLRAVFAAVTLGLVLALAAGFVIAGQSPNQQYDRAADRAPADQEQLLDRRGGVTVVAVQNDDMRDLSGELVAVRANGTVLHQTERYSTYWDVDPSPQGTHTVSYVATEWVNQSVCDGGPLADHGDCRRNVVERLNLTTGERTRLYAHRMSGGRWHDVDVINDSHILVGDIGNEAVFVVNTTSGIREWTWTAESDLPITGGGDYEEDWAHLNDVEYLDDGRVMVDLRNQDQVAFVDPNRGIVDDWTLGSEDDYEVLREQHNPDYFDESQGGPAVVVADSENDRLVEYQREDGSWNRTWLWSDDEMQWPRDADRLPNGNTLVTDTIGDRVFEVNETGAIVWEMPVDRAYEAERLGTGDESAGGQSAAAADLESRRANPPSGIAERFEESVRDAVPIQVQNGLLGYFFPWWMGFYDLLATFALAAVLPVWGVLELRWSSVPGRVRRRVGVEEWSSGRTALAVALLVVTALGSVGYLGSFVASLL, from the coding sequence GTGAATCGTCGGACGCCGCTGAGAGCCGTCTTTGCGGCCGTCACGCTCGGTCTCGTCCTCGCGCTCGCGGCCGGATTCGTGATCGCCGGACAGTCACCGAACCAACAGTACGACCGCGCCGCGGACCGCGCTCCCGCCGACCAAGAACAGTTGCTCGACCGGCGCGGCGGCGTCACCGTCGTCGCGGTCCAAAACGACGACATGCGCGACCTCTCGGGCGAACTCGTCGCCGTTCGCGCGAACGGGACCGTCCTCCACCAGACCGAACGTTACAGCACCTACTGGGACGTTGACCCGAGTCCACAGGGCACGCACACCGTCTCGTACGTGGCGACCGAGTGGGTCAACCAGTCGGTCTGTGACGGCGGCCCCCTCGCCGACCACGGCGACTGCCGCCGGAACGTGGTCGAGCGCCTGAACCTGACCACGGGCGAGCGAACCCGACTGTACGCCCACCGGATGTCGGGCGGGCGCTGGCACGACGTGGACGTTATCAACGACAGCCACATTCTGGTCGGCGACATCGGCAACGAGGCCGTTTTCGTCGTGAACACCACCTCGGGCATCCGGGAGTGGACGTGGACCGCCGAGAGCGACTTGCCGATAACCGGCGGTGGGGACTACGAGGAAGACTGGGCCCATCTCAACGACGTGGAGTATCTCGACGACGGTCGCGTCATGGTTGACCTGCGCAATCAGGACCAAGTGGCGTTCGTGGACCCGAACCGAGGCATAGTGGACGACTGGACACTCGGGAGCGAAGACGACTACGAAGTCCTCCGCGAACAGCACAACCCCGACTACTTCGACGAGTCGCAGGGCGGTCCCGCAGTCGTCGTCGCCGACTCCGAGAACGACCGCCTCGTGGAGTACCAGCGCGAGGACGGGTCGTGGAATCGGACGTGGCTCTGGAGCGACGACGAGATGCAGTGGCCCCGTGACGCCGACCGCCTCCCGAACGGCAACACCCTCGTCACCGACACCATCGGCGACCGGGTGTTCGAGGTGAACGAGACCGGCGCAATCGTCTGGGAGATGCCCGTAGATCGGGCGTACGAGGCCGAACGACTCGGCACGGGCGACGAGAGCGCGGGCGGTCAGAGCGCCGCCGCGGCCGACCTCGAATCGAGGCGGGCCAACCCGCCGTCGGGAATCGCCGAGCGCTTCGAGGAGTCGGTCCGCGACGCGGTGCCCATTCAGGTCCAGAACGGGCTTTTGGGCTACTTCTTCCCGTGGTGGATGGGCTTTTACGACCTGCTGGCGACGTTCGCGCTGGCGGCCGTCCTCCCGGTTTGGGGCGTCCTCGAACTGCGGTGGTCGTCGGTTCCGGGCCGGGTCCGGCGGCGAGTCGGCGTCGAGGAGTGGTCGTCCGGCCGGACGGCGCTCGCGGTGGCCCTGCTCGTGGTAACCGCGCTCGGTAGCGTCGGCTATCTTGGGTCGTTCGTCGCGTCGCTGCTCTAA
- a CDS encoding acyl-CoA dehydrogenase family protein, with translation MDFSLPDEHQMIRDEVRRFCDEEIEPIAQEIEDEHRFPEEIFSQLADLDMMGVPVSEEYGGLGGDQLMYALVTEELGRVSGSVGLSYAAHVSLASKPIELFGTDEQKERWLRPLAEGEYLGSWALTEPGSGSDASDMDTMAEKEGDEWVLNGTKQFITNATVAGSVLVKAVTDPEAGYDGISTFIVDPEEDDGFEVTTVWDKMGLNASPTCEIKLDDVRLPEDRLLGEEGEGWNQTKKTLDGGRISIAALSTGLAQGAFEAAKEYSTEREQFGQPISKFDAIRNKVVSMDRKVERARLLTHKAAWKYDQGESVSHESALAKLDASEAAREVAEEAVQTLGGYGYTEDFAPQRFFRDAKLMEIGEGTSEIQHLVIGRELGL, from the coding sequence ATGGATTTCAGCCTTCCCGACGAGCACCAGATGATTCGGGACGAGGTGCGTCGGTTCTGCGACGAAGAGATCGAACCCATCGCACAGGAGATAGAGGACGAACACCGCTTCCCCGAGGAGATTTTCTCCCAACTCGCGGACCTCGACATGATGGGCGTGCCCGTCAGCGAGGAGTACGGCGGACTCGGCGGCGACCAACTCATGTACGCGCTCGTCACCGAGGAGTTAGGTCGCGTGTCCGGGTCGGTCGGTCTCTCGTACGCCGCGCACGTCTCGCTGGCCTCCAAGCCAATCGAACTGTTCGGCACCGACGAACAGAAAGAGCGCTGGCTCCGCCCGCTCGCGGAGGGCGAGTATCTCGGCTCGTGGGCGCTGACCGAACCCGGTAGCGGTTCGGACGCCAGCGATATGGATACGATGGCAGAGAAAGAAGGTGATGAATGGGTACTGAACGGCACCAAGCAGTTCATCACCAACGCTACCGTCGCCGGGTCGGTCCTCGTCAAGGCGGTAACGGACCCCGAGGCGGGCTACGACGGCATCTCGACGTTCATCGTGGACCCCGAGGAAGACGACGGCTTCGAGGTCACGACCGTCTGGGACAAGATGGGCCTGAACGCCTCGCCGACCTGCGAAATCAAGCTTGACGACGTTCGCCTCCCCGAGGACCGACTGCTCGGTGAGGAAGGCGAGGGCTGGAACCAAACCAAGAAGACGCTCGACGGCGGTCGCATCTCCATCGCGGCGCTCTCGACCGGTCTCGCGCAGGGTGCCTTCGAGGCCGCCAAGGAGTACAGCACCGAGCGCGAGCAGTTCGGCCAACCCATCTCGAAGTTCGACGCCATCCGGAACAAGGTCGTCTCGATGGACCGGAAAGTCGAACGCGCCCGCCTGTTGACCCACAAGGCCGCGTGGAAGTACGACCAAGGCGAGTCGGTCTCCCACGAGAGCGCGCTCGCCAAACTCGACGCCAGCGAGGCCGCCCGCGAGGTCGCCGAGGAGGCGGTCCAGACACTCGGCGGCTACGGCTACACCGAGGACTTCGCGCCCCAGCGGTTCTTCCGCGACGCGAAACTGATGGAAATCGGCGAGGGAACGAGCGAGATTCAGCATCTCGTCATCGGGCGCGAACTCGGTCTCTGA
- a CDS encoding archaellin/type IV pilin N-terminal domain-containing protein yields the protein MFDTDNWRPDRAQVGIGTLIVFIAMVLVAAIAAGVLINTAGFLQTKAEQTGQESSAQVTNRVSVVSTVGDVANDESIHTVNLTVMKSSGSGDVNLSKATVEWLGPDDGKILTMAETADESNFSVSTIKDIDDTAPVLVNQGDRFRVTLDTAAITEESHGLRESEEFTIKIVTSAGAVTYHHSVPQTLTDQKAVQL from the coding sequence ATGTTCGACACCGATAACTGGCGGCCCGACCGGGCACAGGTGGGTATCGGAACACTCATCGTGTTCATCGCCATGGTGCTGGTCGCCGCCATCGCAGCGGGCGTACTCATCAACACCGCAGGCTTTCTCCAGACCAAAGCCGAGCAGACCGGACAGGAGTCGTCGGCCCAAGTGACCAACCGGGTGTCCGTCGTTAGTACGGTCGGCGACGTGGCAAACGACGAGTCTATCCACACCGTGAACCTGACCGTTATGAAGAGTTCCGGGTCGGGAGACGTGAACCTCTCGAAGGCGACGGTCGAGTGGCTCGGTCCCGACGACGGGAAGATTCTGACTATGGCCGAGACCGCCGACGAGTCGAACTTCAGCGTCTCGACGATCAAGGACATCGACGACACCGCGCCGGTGCTGGTCAATCAGGGCGACCGCTTCCGGGTGACGCTGGATACCGCGGCTATCACCGAGGAGTCCCACGGACTGAGAGAGAGCGAGGAGTTCACCATCAAAATCGTCACCTCCGCGGGCGCGGTGACGTACCACCACAGCGTTCCCCAGACGCTGACCGACCAGAAAGCAGTCCAGCTCTAA
- a CDS encoding Glu/Leu/Phe/Val family dehydrogenase yields the protein MSEQANPFESLQEQIDDASEYMEVGEDVLTRLKHPERVLETNLSVEMDDDSVEVFKAFRSEFNGDRGPYKGGIRYHPGVSRDEVKALSGWMVYKCAVVDIPYGGGKGGIIIDPDDYSEDELERITRSFAKELRPFIGVDKDIPAPDVNTGQREMNWIKDTYETLENTTAPGVITGKSPNSGGSAGRVEATGRSTMLTAREAFDYLDRDIEGASVAVQGYGNAGWIAAKLIDELGANVVSVSDSSGAICNEGGFDPVDVKSHKNETGSVAGYPEADEEFSNEDLLTLDVDLLVPAALENAIDGDLAEEVSADVVVEAANGPLTPEADDVLRGSDTYVFPDILANAGGVTVSYFEWVQNRQRFHWTEQRVNEELERIITDAFDNLVETYEETGAPNMRTAAYVVAIQRVVDAYEESGNWP from the coding sequence ATGTCCGAGCAAGCAAATCCCTTCGAAAGTCTGCAGGAACAGATCGACGACGCGTCGGAGTACATGGAGGTCGGCGAGGACGTGCTGACCCGACTCAAACACCCCGAGCGCGTGTTGGAGACCAACCTCTCGGTCGAGATGGACGACGACTCCGTCGAGGTGTTCAAGGCGTTCCGTTCGGAGTTCAACGGCGACCGCGGTCCCTACAAAGGTGGCATTCGCTACCATCCGGGGGTCAGCCGCGACGAGGTCAAGGCGCTCTCGGGGTGGATGGTCTACAAGTGCGCCGTCGTGGACATCCCCTACGGCGGCGGGAAAGGCGGCATCATCATCGACCCCGACGACTACAGCGAGGACGAACTCGAACGCATCACGCGGTCGTTCGCCAAGGAACTGCGCCCCTTTATCGGCGTGGACAAGGACATCCCCGCGCCCGACGTGAACACGGGCCAGCGCGAGATGAACTGGATCAAAGACACCTACGAGACGCTGGAAAACACGACCGCACCCGGCGTCATCACGGGCAAGTCCCCCAACAGCGGCGGGAGCGCGGGCCGCGTCGAGGCGACGGGTCGCTCGACTATGCTCACCGCCCGCGAGGCGTTCGACTACCTCGACCGGGACATCGAGGGCGCATCCGTCGCGGTGCAGGGCTACGGGAACGCCGGGTGGATCGCGGCGAAACTCATCGACGAACTCGGCGCGAACGTCGTCTCCGTCTCGGACTCCAGCGGTGCTATCTGCAACGAAGGCGGCTTCGACCCGGTGGACGTGAAGAGCCACAAAAACGAGACCGGAAGCGTCGCGGGCTATCCCGAGGCCGACGAGGAGTTCTCCAACGAGGACCTGCTCACGCTCGACGTGGACCTGCTGGTCCCCGCGGCGCTCGAAAACGCAATCGACGGCGACCTCGCCGAGGAAGTCTCGGCCGATGTCGTCGTGGAAGCCGCCAACGGCCCGCTCACGCCCGAGGCCGACGACGTTCTGCGCGGCTCGGACACCTACGTCTTCCCGGACATCCTCGCCAACGCGGGTGGGGTCACCGTCTCGTACTTCGAGTGGGTCCAGAACCGCCAGCGGTTCCACTGGACCGAACAGCGCGTCAACGAGGAACTCGAACGCATTATCACCGACGCCTTCGACAATCTGGTCGAGACCTACGAGGAGACCGGCGCGCCGAACATGCGCACCGCCGCCTACGTTGTCGCCATCCAGCGCGTCGTGGACGCCTACGAAGAGAGCGGTAACTGGCCCTGA
- the gdhB gene encoding glutamate dehydrogenase GdhB, with product MPAETAEQTEQKGTEETTEEPETALETARRQLDHAAAHLDVDEGVIERLKHPTKVHRVAVPLKREDGEVEVFTGYRAQHDDVRGPYKGGLRFHPHVSEQECVGLSMWMTWKCAVMDLPFGGGKGGIVVDPKDLTGDEKERLTRRFAEELRKFVGPKKDIPAPDMGTDAQTMAWFMDAYSMQEGETIPGVVTGKPPVVGGSEGRQEAPGRSVAIITREAADYYDYDLEDTTVAVQGFGAVGANAARLLDDWGANVVAVSDVNGAIYDPDGLDTHAVPSHEEEPEAVMTHDAPEKLSNEKILELDVDVLVPAAIGNVITADNADDVQADIVVEGANGPTTFGAAEILESNGVEVIPDILANAGGVTVSYFEWLQDINRRQWSLERVNEELESHMLSAWDDVRTEVEARDVSWRDAAYIVALSRIAEAKSTRGLWP from the coding sequence ATGCCTGCAGAAACTGCCGAACAAACGGAGCAGAAAGGTACCGAGGAGACAACCGAAGAGCCGGAGACCGCGCTCGAAACCGCGCGCCGCCAGCTCGACCACGCCGCGGCCCACCTCGACGTGGACGAGGGCGTCATCGAGCGACTCAAGCACCCGACGAAGGTCCACCGCGTCGCGGTTCCCCTGAAGCGCGAAGACGGAGAAGTCGAGGTGTTCACGGGGTATCGCGCTCAGCACGACGACGTGCGCGGTCCGTACAAGGGCGGTCTTCGCTTCCACCCCCACGTCAGCGAGCAGGAGTGTGTCGGTCTCTCGATGTGGATGACGTGGAAGTGCGCCGTGATGGACCTGCCCTTCGGCGGCGGGAAGGGCGGCATCGTCGTGGACCCCAAGGACCTGACCGGCGACGAGAAGGAGCGACTGACGCGGCGCTTCGCCGAGGAACTGCGCAAGTTCGTCGGTCCGAAAAAAGACATCCCCGCGCCCGACATGGGCACCGACGCCCAGACGATGGCGTGGTTCATGGACGCCTACTCGATGCAAGAGGGCGAGACCATCCCCGGCGTCGTCACGGGCAAACCGCCGGTCGTCGGCGGGAGCGAGGGGCGTCAGGAAGCGCCCGGTCGCTCGGTGGCGATCATCACGCGAGAGGCCGCCGACTACTACGACTACGACCTCGAAGACACCACCGTCGCGGTGCAGGGCTTCGGCGCGGTCGGCGCGAACGCCGCCCGACTGCTCGACGACTGGGGTGCGAACGTCGTCGCCGTCAGCGACGTGAACGGGGCCATCTACGACCCCGACGGTCTGGACACCCACGCAGTCCCCTCCCACGAGGAGGAACCCGAGGCCGTGATGACCCACGACGCGCCCGAGAAACTCTCGAACGAGAAGATTCTGGAACTCGACGTGGACGTGCTGGTTCCGGCAGCCATCGGAAACGTCATCACCGCGGACAACGCCGACGACGTGCAGGCCGACATCGTGGTTGAGGGCGCGAACGGTCCCACGACCTTCGGCGCGGCCGAAATCCTCGAATCGAACGGCGTCGAGGTCATCCCGGACATCCTCGCCAACGCGGGCGGGGTCACCGTCTCGTACTTCGAGTGGTTGCAGGACATCAACCGCCGTCAGTGGTCGCTCGAACGCGTCAACGAGGAACTCGAATCCCACATGCTCTCGGCGTGGGACGACGTGCGGACCGAAGTTGAGGCCCGCGACGTGAGCTGGCGCGACGCCGCCTACATAGTCGCGCTCTCGCGCATCGCGGAAGCGAAGAGTACCCGCGGTCTCTGGCCCTGA
- a CDS encoding HpcH/HpaI aldolase/citrate lyase family protein: MPRRSVMFTPGDRPEMLRKAPSAGADVIVFDLEDAVAPDSKAGAREAVREVLSDPDFDPDCEVCVRVNPTGIAADDDLRGVLGGSRDGAADDESSAANAAETLDSVMLPKVESADDAETLADLLDERDAEVPILALVETAAGILSAESIAGVPEVDALVFGAEDLAADIGATRTDEGTEVLHAREHVVLAASAADVDAIDTVYTDIEDIEGLRAETEFAIELGYDGKMAIHPAQVAPVNEAFTPDPERVEWAERVLAAKREADAEDRGVFRVDGEMVDAPLVTQAERVLAYAEAADQK, from the coding sequence ATGCCACGACGAAGCGTCATGTTCACGCCGGGCGACCGACCGGAGATGCTACGCAAAGCGCCGAGCGCGGGGGCCGACGTTATCGTGTTCGACTTGGAGGACGCGGTGGCTCCCGACAGCAAGGCCGGGGCGCGCGAGGCCGTCCGAGAGGTGCTTTCGGACCCCGATTTCGACCCCGACTGCGAGGTCTGCGTGCGGGTCAATCCCACCGGAATCGCGGCCGACGACGACCTGCGTGGCGTCCTCGGCGGGTCGAGAGATGGAGCGGCCGACGATGAGTCGTCGGCCGCGAACGCCGCGGAAACGCTCGATTCCGTCATGCTCCCGAAGGTCGAGAGCGCCGACGACGCCGAGACGCTGGCGGACCTACTGGACGAGCGAGACGCCGAGGTCCCGATTCTCGCGCTCGTCGAGACCGCCGCCGGAATCCTGTCGGCCGAGTCCATTGCCGGGGTGCCCGAGGTAGACGCGCTGGTCTTCGGCGCGGAGGACCTCGCGGCGGACATCGGCGCGACTCGGACCGACGAGGGAACCGAAGTCCTCCACGCGCGCGAACACGTCGTCCTCGCGGCCAGCGCGGCCGATGTGGACGCTATCGACACAGTGTACACCGACATCGAGGACATCGAGGGCCTGCGCGCGGAGACCGAGTTTGCTATCGAACTGGGCTACGACGGCAAGATGGCGATTCACCCCGCGCAGGTCGCGCCTGTCAACGAGGCGTTCACGCCCGACCCCGAGCGCGTCGAGTGGGCCGAGCGCGTGCTGGCGGCCAAGCGCGAGGCCGATGCCGAGGACAGGGGCGTCTTCCGGGTGGACGGCGAGATGGTAGACGCGCCGCTAGTCACACAGGCCGAGCGCGTGCTGGCGTACGCCGAGGCGGCCGACCAGAAGTAG
- a CDS encoding MaoC family dehydratase, translating into MTGRYYEEFEVGQTIEHEKRRTVSESDNQQFCDMTMNQQPLHLDADFAEDTQFGERLVNGLYTMSLAVGVSIPETTDGTIVANLSYDEVEHPNPVFHGDTIRAQSTVTDKRETSDGERGVVTMHVEAFAVNREDEDGEDLLVCEFDRTVLSLKKENQ; encoded by the coding sequence GTGACTGGACGCTACTACGAGGAGTTCGAGGTCGGCCAGACCATCGAACACGAGAAGCGACGGACCGTGAGCGAGTCCGACAACCAGCAGTTCTGCGACATGACGATGAACCAGCAACCGCTTCACCTCGACGCCGACTTCGCCGAGGACACCCAGTTCGGCGAGCGGTTGGTCAACGGTCTCTACACGATGAGTCTCGCGGTCGGGGTCTCAATCCCCGAGACCACCGACGGCACAATCGTCGCCAACCTCTCGTACGACGAGGTCGAGCATCCGAACCCGGTGTTCCACGGCGACACCATTCGCGCTCAATCGACCGTGACCGACAAGCGCGAAACCAGCGACGGCGAGCGCGGCGTCGTGACGATGCACGTCGAAGCGTTCGCGGTGAACCGCGAGGACGAGGACGGGGAGGACCTGCTCGTCTGCGAATTCGACCGGACCGTGCTGTCACTGAAGAAGGAAAATCAGTAG
- a CDS encoding twin-arginine translocation signal domain-containing protein, which produces MNRRQLLKGIGASGAASLAVGTAAAGRRRTDLQVTDDDLDVLRVVRDGDVVRTFENPSVEDLDSIHAQVADEEQLINQDDCCIAECESDCCPYRCCLTGGNC; this is translated from the coding sequence ATGAACCGCAGACAACTACTCAAAGGCATCGGAGCGAGCGGAGCGGCGAGTCTGGCCGTCGGAACCGCCGCGGCCGGGCGACGGCGAACTGACCTTCAAGTGACCGACGACGACCTCGACGTTCTGCGCGTCGTCCGCGACGGCGATGTCGTTCGGACGTTCGAGAATCCCTCGGTCGAGGACTTAGACAGCATTCACGCACAGGTCGCCGATGAGGAGCAACTAATCAATCAGGACGACTGCTGTATCGCGGAGTGCGAGTCCGACTGCTGTCCGTATCGGTGCTGTCTCACCGGCGGCAACTGTTGA
- a CDS encoding DUF5658 family protein — MSSDRLRWPTAARDTPRRLNAPLAGIGGWERALWLLVGVALVGDLLTTYYGLKIGLTESNPVARTAMERFGFGALVGLKLFAVGIGVCCRWIVPDEHGLLVPAGLAVPWTGAVVVNLALYATVLG, encoded by the coding sequence ATGAGTTCGGACCGACTCCGCTGGCCGACCGCCGCCCGCGATACTCCGAGACGCCTGAACGCTCCGCTCGCGGGAATCGGCGGCTGGGAGCGGGCGCTCTGGCTACTCGTCGGCGTCGCGCTCGTCGGCGACCTGCTCACGACGTACTACGGTCTCAAAATCGGTCTCACCGAGTCGAATCCGGTTGCTCGGACCGCAATGGAGCGGTTCGGCTTCGGGGCGCTGGTTGGCCTGAAACTGTTCGCGGTCGGCATCGGCGTCTGCTGTCGGTGGATTGTGCCCGACGAACACGGCCTGCTCGTGCCCGCGGGGTTGGCGGTGCCGTGGACGGGTGCGGTCGTCGTCAACCTCGCGCTGTACGCGACAGTTCTCGGGTAG
- a CDS encoding DoxX family membrane protein, which produces MSQSGPRQFVESAFGRAAALLPPSATLTRTGLGAMLVAAGVHKLLDPAAWAIYVTDWLAPLLVVSPVVFMLLNGWLEIGFGLALLADRYTALSAAVAAVSLTATIGYLAVVWATKGQFGDVLARDVGLAALAFAVFSDAVRGVESGGE; this is translated from the coding sequence GTGTCACAAAGTGGTCCGCGCCAGTTCGTCGAATCGGCGTTCGGTCGAGCGGCCGCTCTGCTTCCCCCGTCGGCGACGCTGACGCGGACCGGTCTCGGTGCGATGCTGGTCGCGGCGGGCGTCCACAAACTGCTCGACCCGGCCGCGTGGGCCATCTACGTCACCGACTGGCTCGCGCCCCTGCTCGTCGTCTCGCCGGTCGTCTTCATGCTGCTAAACGGGTGGCTCGAAATCGGGTTCGGTCTCGCGCTGCTGGCCGACCGCTACACCGCCCTCTCGGCGGCCGTCGCCGCGGTGTCACTCACCGCAACGATTGGCTATCTCGCCGTCGTCTGGGCGACGAAGGGTCAGTTCGGCGACGTACTCGCGCGAGACGTTGGATTGGCGGCGCTGGCGTTCGCGGTCTTTTCGGACGCGGTTCGCGGCGTCGAGTCGGGCGGCGAGTGA
- a CDS encoding phospholipase C/P1 nuclease family protein — protein MSDNSRIDSISRRSALKRMSAVGLGLAVGVTGTGVAQPDKEIPYDDFERPYPDKTTTRFGSSLRGVTAHPEMLALSKKAVKRHFKASDLSGKEYGQALQYVLEARKDYPVEHVSDGGDTVIRLAPEAKTEPLYPAKNDTEAQRHHRNAVQVFAGGASGKHSAETSGEVSPQWDQNHHKDITEVLLDSADANLYDYPIIQASDDPDEFGEEARGEVNDICDQIDLGALDGYKDKACDIVASALDVFHTNYAQYYDPSIASISFGPLGSIDVPAGLGKAPEATNTFYYAAASADDSEKFGWSLHYLQDMSQPLHTGMGIEQAGFEMTWTGPEKNPKRWLHYGFEDLLRDFWNSDPSFSSETKSMEQIMRDSDTADYVYPKSAAENMAETSTQYASDIYYEILENEDERDYGTWDWSTKYNVYKDLANCYSELGYLGRGMIEKFDS, from the coding sequence GTGTCCGACAACTCACGAATTGACAGTATCAGTCGCAGAAGCGCACTCAAACGAATGTCGGCGGTCGGTCTCGGTCTCGCCGTCGGGGTGACGGGGACCGGCGTCGCGCAACCGGACAAGGAGATTCCGTACGACGACTTCGAGCGGCCGTATCCGGACAAGACGACGACCCGGTTCGGGTCGTCGCTCCGCGGTGTCACCGCTCACCCCGAGATGCTGGCGCTCTCGAAGAAGGCCGTCAAGCGCCATTTCAAGGCCTCGGACCTCTCCGGGAAAGAGTACGGACAGGCGCTCCAGTATGTCCTAGAAGCCCGGAAGGACTACCCGGTAGAACACGTCTCGGACGGCGGCGACACGGTGATTCGACTCGCGCCCGAGGCGAAGACCGAACCGCTCTATCCGGCGAAAAACGACACGGAGGCACAGCGCCACCACCGGAACGCGGTGCAAGTGTTCGCCGGTGGCGCTTCGGGGAAGCACAGCGCCGAGACGAGCGGTGAGGTCTCGCCCCAGTGGGACCAGAACCACCACAAGGACATCACGGAAGTCCTTCTCGACAGTGCGGACGCGAATCTGTACGATTACCCGATTATTCAGGCGTCCGACGACCCCGACGAATTCGGCGAGGAAGCCCGTGGCGAGGTCAACGACATCTGCGACCAGATCGATCTGGGAGCGCTCGACGGCTACAAGGACAAGGCGTGTGACATCGTTGCCAGCGCGCTGGACGTGTTCCACACGAACTACGCCCAATACTACGACCCGAGCATCGCGTCGATTTCGTTCGGCCCGCTCGGCTCCATCGACGTTCCGGCAGGACTCGGTAAGGCCCCGGAGGCAACCAACACCTTCTACTACGCCGCCGCCTCGGCGGACGACAGCGAAAAGTTCGGCTGGTCGCTCCACTACCTGCAGGACATGTCTCAGCCGCTTCACACCGGAATGGGCATCGAGCAGGCTGGCTTCGAGATGACGTGGACCGGTCCCGAGAAGAACCCCAAAAGATGGCTCCACTACGGCTTCGAGGACCTGCTTCGTGACTTCTGGAACAGCGACCCCAGCTTCTCCAGCGAGACGAAGTCGATGGAACAGATCATGCGCGACAGCGACACTGCGGACTACGTCTACCCCAAGAGCGCCGCCGAGAATATGGCCGAAACCTCGACCCAGTACGCCAGCGACATCTACTACGAAATCCTCGAAAACGAGGACGAGCGCGACTACGGAACGTGGGATTGGTCAACGAAGTATAACGTGTACAAGGACCTGGCCAACTGTTACTCCGAACTCGGCTATCTCGGTCGCGGCATGATCGAGAAGTTCGACTCCTAA